A region of Huiozyma naganishii CBS 8797 chromosome 12, complete genome DNA encodes the following proteins:
- the KNAG0L00560 gene encoding uncharacterized protein (ancestral locus Anc_7.91): MNVSSLPNFALYHQTASQSEHPLRQNSSEQTVQMKIGYAAQNSSAQQQQQQYLSTTHDESIAMEARRRLNFKKSFLDDPTFYPEISSNQPGPYRNNKPYIGNVYNQITSLSNMMMSRQQQAQAQSQSQSQPQGSMNSPSKSPPFVPMPGGEKALKNQHFQFRQAQSQFQLPAKKMGNVSNHRSQQGDPYLMN, from the coding sequence ATGAACGTGTCGAGTTTACCGAACTTTGCGCTTTACCACCAGACGGCGTCGCAGAGCGAGCATCCGTTACGACAGAACAGTTCTGAGCAAACTGTGCAGATGAAAATAGGTTACGCTGCGCAGAACAGCAGTgcgcagcagcagcagcagcagtaccTCAGTACGACGCACGACGAGTCGATAGCCATGGAGGCGAGAAGACGActgaatttcaaaaaatcgttCCTGGACGACCCTACTTTCTACCCAGAGATCTCTTCGAACCAGCCGGGCCCGTACAGGAATAACAAACCGTACATTGGGAACGTGTACAACCAGATCACCTCGCTGAGTAACATGATGATGAGCaggcagcagcaggcgCAAGCGCAGTCGCAGTCGCAATCGCAGCCGCAGGGATCGATGAACTCGCCATCGAAGTCGCCGCCGTTCGTCCCCATGCCCGGCGGAGAGAAGGCACTCAAGAACCAGCATTTCCAATTCAGACAGGCGCAGTCGCAATTCCAGCTACCGGCTAAGAAAATGGGCAACGTCTCAAATCACCGCTCGCAGCAGGGCGATCCGTACCTCATGAACTAG
- the NOP12 gene encoding rRNA-processing protein NOP12 (similar to Saccharomyces cerevisiae NOP12 (YOL041C); ancestral locus Anc_7.93) produces the protein MSSSIDQLFGKPDGKKVESTVDKLFNSAAKPIEDTSALKKRTVTQLERAEPVAVAEEDSESTEETALPAVDSNKKKRKRSKNDENDQLESQYYEKLMSDDGETENSLKDDGYVETVKVARAEQAKVLDLKDDELAKAERTVFVGNLANELISSKTLYKEFKKLFSTNPKEGQDKALAIDSIRFRSISFDEPLPRKVAFVQQKLHKSRDSINAYIVYKTKDAVKLVCQKLNGVEFHNRHLRVDSVSHPTKHDKQRSVFIGNLDFEEDEETLWKHFATCGPIEYVRIVRDSKTNVGKGFAYVQFKQLETVSKALLLNDKPMKSASNEKKKARKLRVSRCKNIKKTAAQDPRNESKYDKLNETQKTRFGRAKRVLGKADKATLGKELTIEGMRASKNDKQNTLSHLKKRKQRSKTGRVTKRSIAYKKKLASGKE, from the coding sequence ATGTCTTCCTCTATTGATCAGCTATTTGGGAAACCCGATGGGAAGAAAGTCGAGTCCACAGTggacaaactgttcaactcCGCTGCCAAACCAATTGAGGATACGTCTgcattgaagaagaggacaGTGACCCAGTTGGAGCGTGCGGaacctgttgctgttgcagaagaGGACTCGGAGTCCACGGAGGAAACCGCGTTGCCCGCTGTTGACtcaaacaagaagaagaggaagagaagCAAGAACGACGAGAATGACCAACTCGAGTCGCAATACTACGAGAAACTGATGTCCGATGATGGAGAAACGGAGAACTCGTTGAAGGACGACGGTTATGTGGAGACGGTGAAAGTTGCAAGGGCAGAGCAGGCTAAAGTGCTTGATTTGAAGGACGATGAGTTGGCCAAGGCGGAGAGGACCGTTTTCGTTGGGAACTTGGCCAACGAGCTTATCAGCTCCAAGACTCTGTacaaagagttcaagaaactgttcTCCACGAATCCAAAGGAGGGCCAGGACAAGGCGCTCGCGATCGACAGTATCAGGTTCAGATCTATCTCGTTTGATGAACCGTTGCCTAGGAAAGTCGCATTTGTGCAACAGAAACTGCACAAATCTAGGGACTCGATCAACGCATACATCGTTTACAAGACCAAAGATGCAGTTAAACTTGTCTGCCAGAAACTGAACGGTGTTGAGTTCCACAACCGCCACTTGAGAGTGGACTCCGTGTCGCACCCAACGAAGCACGACAAACAACGGTCCGTGTTCATCGGGAACCTCGACTtcgaggaggacgaggagacTCTGTGGAAACATTTCGCGACGTGTGGGCCGATCGAGTACGTCCGTATAGTGAGGGACTCGAAGACTAATGTTGGGAAAGGTTTCGCGTACGTCCAGTTCAAACAACTAGAAACGGTCAGCAAAGCTCTGCTACTCAACGATAAACCCATGAAATCCGCGTccaacgagaagaagaaggctAGGAAATTGAGAGTCTCCAGGTGcaagaacatcaagaagaccGCCGCGCAGGACCCTCGCAACGAATCCAAATACGACAAGCTGAACGAGACGCAGAAGACCAGGTTCGGGAGAGCCAAAAGGGTGCTTGGGAAGGCGGACAAAGCCACTTTGGGTAAGGAACTGACCATTGAGGGTATGAGAGCCTCGAAGAACGACAAGCAAAACACTCTGTcgcacttgaagaagaggaaacaaagATCCAAGACGGGCAGAGTCACCAAACGGTCCATCGCttacaagaagaaactggccTCTGGCAAAGAATAA
- the RPS15 gene encoding 40S ribosomal protein uS19 (similar to Saccharomyces cerevisiae RPS15 (YOL040C); ancestral locus Anc_7.95): protein MSAAATQKKRIFKTHSYRGVDLDKLLEMSTEDFVKLTPARVRRRFARGLSTKPAGFLKKLRTAKLAAPEGEKPTAVRTHLRNMIIVPEMVGSVVGIYNGKVFNQVEIRPEMLGHYLGEFSITYTPVRHGRAGATTSRFIPLK, encoded by the coding sequence ATGTCTGCCGCTGCTAcccaaaagaagagaattTTTAAGACCCATTCCTACAGAGGTGTCGACCTGGACAAGCTTTTGGAGATGTCCACTGAGGACTTCGTCAAGCTGACCCCAGCGAGAGtcagaagaagatttgCCCGTGGTCTGTCCACCAAGCCAGCCGGGTTCCTGAAGAAGTTGAGAACCGCCAAGTTGGCCGCGCCAGAGGGCGAGAAGCCAACCGCCGTCAGAACCCACTTGAGAAACATGATCATCGTCCCAGAGATGGTCGGGTCCGTCGTCGGGATCTACAACGGTAAGGTCTTCAACCAGGTCGAAATCAGACCGGAAATGCTTGGCCACTACTTGGGTGAATTCTCCATCACTTACACCCCAGTCAGACACGGTAGAGCCGGTGCCACCACCTCCCGTTTCATCCCATTGAAATAA
- the RPP2A gene encoding ribosomal protein P2 alpha (similar to Saccharomyces cerevisiae RPP2A (YOL039W); ancestral locus Anc_7.96) has protein sequence MKYLAAYLLLNAAGNTADAENVKKVLTSVGVEIEDKKVSALIAAVEGKAVADLITEGTEKLSAVPAAGPATGAAAASGAAAGEAAAEEAAAEEEEESDADMGFGLFD, from the coding sequence ATGAAGTACCTAGCTGCCTACCTACTGTTGAACGCCGCCGGCAACACTGCCGATGCCGAGAACGTCAAGAAGGTCTTGACCTCTGTCGGTGTTGAGATCGAGGACAAGAAAGTCAGCGCTTTGATCGCTGCCGTCGAGGGTAAGGCCGTCGCCGACTTGATCACCGAGGGTACCGAGAAGTTGTCCGCCGTCCCAGCCGCTGGCCCAGCCACCGGCGCTGCCGCTGCCTCTGGCGCCGCTGCCGGTGAGGCCGCCGCTGAGGAGGCCGCtgctgaagaggaggaagagtcTGACGCGGACATGGGTTTCGGTCTATTCGATTAA
- the SIL1 gene encoding Sil1p (similar to Saccharomyces cerevisiae SIL1 (YOL031C); ancestral locus Anc_7.98): protein MRLPLLLQLLPVFTRAVRAQGELNGLILAEQNDNTKDELNEDGTVRVPADLEIRGSLVCSKDTNDCYPREFEPQAVWQPVKRLQMLPAGLDIRMNLETGLKEAKWRESEPQEAPEPQEYELTGEFKEITASLISEDYTAAERQLQEVLDLAHDYKIGYKIVAHDFALLRNVSLDLMYPDSLREAAASCILSSVRNNPPAREHILEFFPEFTDDTFEAIAGLSPKQTVLMKRYLSTLEELLPQHHDFTGAQMSILDKAVSQMDDIHTNIRVLQLASKYLDHIDKNSVISQKELQGWTDRLVALIGNDRVDELHVRRFFDSLYNMKRHFPHDLHIGPGFQSWLLEQAGKRSANLKSDLHQRDLEQDEFDQKLVDSRFSVFGNKLAKRIKADEYRDEL from the coding sequence ATGAGActgccgctgctgttgcaactgctgcCCGTTTTCACGAGAGCCGTGAGGGCTCAGGGAGAGCTGAACGGATTGATACTCGCCGAGCAGAACGATAACACGAAGGACGAGCTCAACGAGGATGGGACTGTTCGTGTACCAGCAGACTTGGAGATCAGGGGCTCGCTCGTGTGTTCCAAAGACACAAACGACTGCTACCCTCGCGAGTTCGAGCCACAGGCCGTCTGGCAGCCCGTTAAGAGACTCCAGATGCTCCCCGCTGGACTGGATATCCGGATGAACCTCGAAACCGGGTTGAAGGAGGCGAAGTGGAGGGAATCAGAGCCACAAGAGGCGCCAGAACCACAGGAGTACGAACTGACGGGAgagttcaaagagatcacGGCCTCGTTGATATCCGAGGACTACACCGCTGCGGAACGTCAACTGCAAGAAGTGCTCGATCTAGCGCACGACTACAAGATCGGGTACAAGATCGTGGCCCACGACTTCGCACTGCTTAGAAACGTCTCCCTCGACTTAATGTACCCCGACTCGCTTAGGGAGGCCGCTGCTTCCTGCATTCTCAGCAGTGTGAGGAATAACCCACCTGCGCGGGAACACATCCTTGAGTTCTTCCCGGAGTTCACAGACGACACATTCGAAGCCATCGCTGGGCTGTCCCCCAAGCAGACCGTCCTGATGAAGAGGTACTTGTCTACTCTGGAGGAGTTACTCCCACAACATCACGACTTCACGGGGGCCCAGATGAGTATCCTGGACAAAGCCGTGTCACAGATGGACGACATCCATACGAACATCCGCGTGTTACAATTGGCCTCCAAGTACTTGGACCACATAGATAAGAACTCTGTGATCTCGCAGAAGGAGTTGCAAGGATGGACGGACCGTCTCGTGGCGCTGATCGGTAACGACCGGGTGGACGAGTTACACGTCAGACGGTTCTTCGACTCGCTGTACAACATGAAGAGACATTTCCCACACGACTTACACATCGGCCCCGGTTTCCAGAGCTGGCTGCTAGAACAGGCCGGTAAGAGGTCTGCGAATCTGAAAAGCGACCTACACCAGAGGGACTTGGAGCAGGACGAGTTCGACCAGAAACTCGTGGACAGCAGGTTCTCCGTCTTCGGCAACAAGTTGGCTAAGCGGATTAAAGCGGACGAGTACAGAGACGAACTGTGA
- the OPI10 gene encoding Opi10p (similar to Saccharomyces cerevisiae OPI10 (YOL032W); ancestral locus Anc_7.99), translating into MFAAIASGNPLQLSEEVPDTNGLRHTLVLSSTKPKTYSHISLFILPNVTFPVDFVATVYFKLGPEEDFKLFGYLSLEKPSAMFKVRLSRGGASPEAVTDGLGEIDMDEDVDGTTLPPTGGSNISQLIIGISIEPRAEGLARLEQWKAQLAAEKLAGGSVPPSSSSSLVVAPRARNVATAGQLARLYPSLTQELAGKIVQHAYNYLAGFLDPQGNVPIKVFDAWWDKFRSRLSNDAGFLDEVTND; encoded by the coding sequence ATGTTTGCTGCTATTGCTTCCGGGAATCCGCTGCAATTGTCCGAGGAAGTGCCCGACACGAACGGGCTGCGCCATACCCTTGTTTTATCCTCGACGAAACCCAAGACGTACTCGCACATCAGCCTGTTCATTCTGCCCAATGTGACGTTCCCTGTGGATTTTGTCGCTACAGTGTACTTCAAACTGGGACCCGAGGAGGACTTCAAACTGTTTGGGTACTTGTCCCTGGAGAAACCTAGTGCCATGTTCAAAGTGCGGCTCTCCCGCGGTGGGGCCAGCCCAGAGGCGGTCACAGATGGTCTCGGGGAAATTGATATGGATGAGGACGTCGACGGTACGACGTTACCCCCCACGGGGGGAAGCAACATCTCGCAACTGATCATCGGTATATCGATTGAACCGCGTGCAGAGGGGCTTGCCAGACTCGAACAGTGGAAGGCGCAACTCGCCGCAGAGAAACTCGCGGGCGGGTCTGTACCgccctcgtcgtcgtcttcgcTCGTCGTAGCGCCCCGTGCAAGAAATGTAGCCACTGCTGGTCAACTGGCGAGATTGTACCCATCGCTAACGCAGGAACTCGCGGGGAAGATCGTGCAACACGCGTATAATTACCTCGCAGGGTTTCTTGATCCGCAGGGGAACGTCCCGATAAAAGTGTTTGATGCGTGGTGGGATAAATTCAGGAGCAGGCTCTCAAACGACGCGGGGTTTCTCGATGAGGTGACTAATGACTGA
- the MSE1 gene encoding glutamate--tRNA ligase MSE1 (similar to Saccharomyces cerevisiae MSE1 (YOL033W); ancestral locus Anc_7.100): MLQLGGFVWSLRPHIRRYTAAARPTLVSSQLRVDIHPVAPVVTRFAPSPTGLLHLGSLRTALYNYLLAKNTGGKFILRLEDTDRKRYHAEAEQNILDTLDWCHIKWDGPMYRQSDRAREGLYTRYAEQLVKGGFAYKCFCSKERLNNLREEGYDRHCTHLSDQEVNAFQGTPYVIRFKAPEVYDAVDDLLHGSVRIQPRRDRHGFDDPVLLKSDRFPTYHLANVVDDHLMGVTHVIRGEEWLPSTPKHIAMYKAFGWSAPQYVHIPLLTNVDDDKKLSKRRGDAAVYQLKQSGILPEALLNFVALLGWSPPRELANKTHECFTLDQLVRLFNMNHLTRGNVKVDSKKLWFFNKHFLQERLKNDIELEPLVDRTNKAVADRFRSSDRTKVKRIIRECGTALNSIDEFCDTFHYFFEKPVYTSETAGKFLADNSNREVTTQLLHYLQEALRGNEMSLGEAVSDASQRFTVKKRTVFETLRFALAGSLPGAKIPVLVSILGPNETAARLQEAAAVVKNSY, from the coding sequence ATGTTGCAGCTCGGAGGTTTCGTGTGGTCCCTGCGGCCCCATATCAGGCGCTATACGGCTGCTGCAAGACCCACACTCGTTTCGAGCCAGCTAAGGGTGGATATACACCCTGTTGCACCCGTGGTGACGAGGTTTGCGCCCTCGCCGACCGGGCTGCTGCATCTTGGGTCTTTGAGGACTGCGCTGTACAACTACCTGCTGGCCAAGAACACTGGTGGGAAGTTCATCCTGCGGTTGGAGGACACTGACCGCAAGCGGTACCATGCGGAGGCAGAGCAGAACATATTGGACACTCTGGACTGGTGCCACATCAAGTGGGATGGGCCCATGTATAGACAGAGCGACCGGGCCCGCGAGGGACTCTACACTCGGTACGCGGAGCAACTGGTCAAAGGTGGGTTCGCTTACAAGTGCTTCTGCTCCAAGGAGCGGCTCAACAACCTGCGCGAGGAAGGGTACGACCGCCATTGCACGCACCTGAGTGATCAAGAGGTCAATGCGTTTCAGGGCACTCCCTATGTTATCCGGTTCAAAGCTCCCGAGGTCTACGATGCGGTCGATGACCTTCTGCACGGGTCCGTGCGGATCCAGCCGCGGCGGGACCGCCACGGGTTCGACGACCCTGTACTGCTCAAGTCGGACAGGTTCCCCACGTACCACCTGGCAAACGTTGTTGACGACCATCTTATGGGAGTCACGCACGTTATCCGAGGCGAGGAGTGGCTGCCCTCGACACCGAAACACATCGCCATGTACAAGGCATTTGGATGGTCCGCGCCGCAGTACGTCCACATCCCTCTGCTGACGAACGTGGACGACGACAAGAAGCTCAGCAAGCGCAGGGGGGACGCCGCCGTGTACCAATTGAAGCAAAGCGGCATTCTCCCAGAGGCGCTGCTCAACTTCGTCGCGTTGCTCGGGTGGTCCCCGCCAAGAGAACTTGCGAACAAGACCCACGAATGTTTCACCTTGGACCAACTCGTCAGACTGTTTAACATGAACCACTTGACCAGAGGGAACGTCAAAGTGGACAGCAAGAAGCTctggttcttcaacaagcaCTTCCTACAGGAGAGGCTCAAGAACGACATCGAATTGGAACCGCTCGTCGACCGGACCAACAAGGCCGTCGCTGACAGATTCAGATCCAGTGACAGAACCAAAGTCAAAAGGATCATTAGGGAATGCGGCACGGCACTCAACTCGATCGATGAGTTTTGCGACACCTTCCACtacttcttcgagaaaccTGTATATACTTCGGAGACAGCAGGAAAGTTCCTAGCAGATAACAGCAACCGGGAAGTCACCACACAACTACTACACTATCTACAAGAGGCACTGCGGGGCAACGAGATGTCCCTTGGGGAAGCAGTCTCAGACGCATCGCAGCGTTTCACAGTCAAGAAAAGGACCGTTTTCGAAACCCTACGATTCGCGCTCGCCGGGTCGCTGCCTGGCGCTAAGATCCCAGTCCTAGTGAGTATCCTCGGGCCCAACGAGACCGCCGCAAGGCTACAAGAGGCGGCCGCAGTCGTCAAGAACAGCTACTGA
- the SMC5 gene encoding DNA repair ATPase SMC5 (similar to Saccharomyces cerevisiae SMC5 (YOL034W); ancestral locus Anc_7.101) — MHETVGKRARVSDGGDADGQRRRVKDRRVGEGAEVADDNDRREPAVPRVAGFAPGNVVRLRLHNFVTYSLAEFEFSPSLNMVVGPNGSGKSTLVCALCLGLAGRTEYLGRMKRSDSFIKNGADSARIDVWLAGEDPGTTLKVSRVLTRNHKKASLYYVDGVETSEQRVRQLVATQHNIQLDNLCQFLSQERVQEFARLRPDKLLLETVRACDRQLLDCWTQLAQLQREHISLDKEVQLERETSRTSPRSRQDSEGAVSALRTYENTRKQIMTHNQLLPYAQIKEHKASLTRYKTEYQVAKRQLQALLNDKKPFQQLLESLASGSTQEDRAAAKESLTRARIALQELAVQLALLRDNTRDTGTQVAVYRNRTHTIAAEITELETAAEQQQAELVVAKEKIPPQPAVDELTAQKAQLFEEQQRAADAVAELVANEARTVAREHDRLHRELHDTKKRLLGKDRISVLETGHNGGRDQREYEELKRAVLYLRAHADTFANDVVEPPILAVQAQDPLLASYLNRCVDANTSRALTIGNSAAYAQHSESLLSRFKVNLRELRQGYQRKQPVASEELHRYGFEGYLIDFVRGDPQVIEMLCQQSNIHAIPVSRRELTVEQLKALTEPREGRPALFKKFISGRNLVTVNTSLYSRQTFSTEVEIGSTNLYQQSVLTEQQRRELTSTVQRFEGQIKEKREQLDEISARKSKLQHREQELKREGQRIGNKLSEFNRLRSHYSSLGEKLAATKRKLEQKRHDSRTDVTPKIAQLEAQIAQNLVDQTGKIRQMVRLNTKLQAAQTQSLEADIGFFEVRNRQAALSEVIGAFNEQETTLTREYREKRDQIETMRNTAEYKLWVEQIKGYDDALKDQLNELAEKYESQGDFNTEYIGEQVERLESEIRMINHDESSIAILQEVERKLADVKARLPAMVRKLDAATASMSTMQAELEPRLDTIVEKISERFTNLFTNVGSAGAIQLSKPHLYQEWEMKIMVKFRDNAPLKRLDSHTQSGGERAVSTVLYIIALQEFTSAPFRVVDEINQGMDQRNERIVHKAMVQSACADNTSQYFLITPKLLTDLYYHEKMRIHCVMAGPWVPDSLKDPEMVHFGETTKYVM; from the coding sequence ATGCACGAGACGGTGGGGAAGAGGGCTAGGGTGTCCGATGGGGGTGATGCTGATGGGCAGCGGCGTCGCGTGAAGGACAGGAGGGTTGGTGAAGGCGCCGAAGTTGCAGACGACAACGACCGGAGGGAACCTGCGGTTCCCCGGGTCGCTGGGTTCGCCCCCGGGAACGTCGTACGCCTCCGGCTGCACAACTTCGTCACGTACTCGCTCGCGGAGTTCGAGTTCTCTCCCTCACTCAACATGGTCGTCGGCCCCAACGGGTCAGGGAAGTCCACACTCGTATGTGCCCTGTGTCTGGGACTCGCAGGGCGCACAGAGTACCTCGGCCGTATGAAGCGCAGCGACTCATTCATTAAGAACGGCGCGGACTCCGCACGGATAGACGTCTGGCTCGCGGGGGAAGACCCGGGAACAACACTCAAAGTGTCCCGTGTCCTGACACGGAACCACAAGAAGGCCTCGCTTTACTACGTCGACGGCGTGGAGACCTCAGAGCAACGTGTACGGCAACTGGTCGCCACGCAGCACAACATACAACTCGATAACCTCTGCCAGTTCCTCTCCCAAGAGCGGGTCCAAGAATTCGCAAGACTCAGACCGGATAAACTGCTTCTAGAGACGGTCCGCGCATGTGACAGACAACTGCTGGACTGCTGGACTCAACTCGCACAACTCCAACGAGAACACATCTCACTGGACAAAGAGGTCCAACTTGAAAGGGAAACCTCGAGAACCTCACCTCGCAGCAGACAAGACTCGGAGGGGGCAGTGTCCGCACTCAGAACGTACGAGAACACTCGCAAACAAATCATGACACATAACCAGTTGCTCCCCTACGCGCAGATCAAAGAGCACAAGGCCAGCCTGACAAGGTACAAGACAGAGTACCAGGTCGCAAAGAGACAACTACAAGCGCTCCTCAACGACAAGAAGCCATTCCAACAACTGTTGGAATCCCTCGCGAGCGGGTCAACGCAAGAGGATAGGGCTGCCGCGAAGGAGTCCCTCACTCGTGCAAGGATCGCACTACAGGAACTCGCTGTACAACTCGCACTGCTTAGGGATAACACTCGCGATACGGGAACGCAAGTGGCAGTGTACCGcaacaggacacacaccATCGCAGCAGAGATCACAGAACTAGAAACGGCAGCCGAACAACAGCAGGCGGAGCTTGTGGTCGCGAAGGAGAAGATCCCGCCACAACCAGCGGTAGACGAGTTGACAGCACAGAAGGCGCAGttgtttgaagaacagcaacGAGCCGCGGATGCAGTTGCGGAACTTGTCGCCAACGAGGCCAGGACCGTCGCTCGCGAACACGACCGACTGCATCGTGAACTCCACGACACGAAGAAACGCCTTTTGGGGAAGGACCGTATCAGTGTCCTCGAAACGGGCCACAATGGGGGCAGGGACCAACGTGAGTACGAGGAACTCAAGAGAGCTGTACTCTACCTTAGAGCACACGCAGATACGTTCGCGAACGATGTCGTAGAACCTCCCATCCTCGCAGTCCAGGCACAGGACCCCCTACTAGCGTCGTATCTCAACAGGTGCGTCGACGCAAACACAAGCAGAGCACTGACTATCGGTAACTCGGCAGCATACGCTCAACATAGCGAGTCCCTACTAAGCAGGTTCAAAGTCAACCTCAGAGAACTTAGACAGGGGTACCAAAGGAAACAACCAGTGGCCAGCGAGGAACTCCACAGGTACGGGTTCGAAGGGTACCTCATTGACTTCGTCCGCGGGGACCCGCAAGTGATCGAAATGCTTTGCCAGCAAAGTAACATCCACGCGATCCCGGTCTCCCGCAGAGAACTCACCGTGGAACAATTGAAGGCGCTGACGGAACCTCGCGAAGGCAGACCCGCTCTGTTTAAGAAGTTCATCTCTGGGAGAAACCTTGTCACGGTCAACACGTCGCTCTACTCTCGCCAAACATTCAGCACGGAGGTTGAGATCGGGTCCACAAACCTGTACCAGCAATCTGTGCTCACGGAACAGCAGAGGAGAGAGCTAACGAGCACAGTCCAGAGATTCGAGGGACAGATCAAGGAGAAACGTGAGCAACTGGACGAGATCTCCGCCAGGAAGTCCAAACTGCAACACAGAGAGCAGGAACTGAAACGAGAGGGCCAACGCATCGGCAACAAGCTTTCCGAATTCAACCGTCTCAGGTCGCACTACTCGTCCCTTGGTGAGAAACTCGCGGCGACAAAGAGGAAGCTCGAGCAGAAACGGCATGACAGTAGGACGGATGTCACGCCAAAGATCGCACAACTGGAGGCGCAGATCGCTCAGAACTTGGTAGACCAAACGGGCAAGATCCGCCAGATGGTCCGCCTGAACACGAAACTGCAAGCTGCACAGACGCAGTCGCTTGAGGCGGACATCGGTTTTTTCGAAGTCAGGAACAGACAGGCCGCGCTCAGCGAGGTCATCGGCGCGTTTAACGAGCAAGAGACTACGCTCACCAGAGAGTACAGAGAGAAGCGGGACCAGATCGAAACCATGCGGAACACGGCGGAATACAAACTCTGGGTCGAACAGATCAAGGGGTACGACGACGCACTCAAGGATCAGTTGAACGAGTTGGCGGAGAAGTACGAGTCCCAGGGGGACTTCAACACGGAGTACATTGGAGAGCAAGTGGAGAGACTTGAGTCCGAGATCCGCATGATCAACCACGACGAGTCATCCATTGCGATCCTACAGGAGGTCGAGCGCAAACTCGCAGACGTCAAGGCCAGACTGCCTGCAATGGTCCGCAAACTAGATGCAGCTACGGCGTCAATGTCCACGATGCAGGCGGAACTCGAACCGAGACTGGACACCATCGTCGAGAAGATCTCGGAGAGGTTCACTAACCTGTTCACGAACGTCGGGTCCGCGGGGGCCATCCAGCTGAGCAAACCGCACCTGTACCAAGAGTGGGAGATGAAGATCATGGTCAAGTTCAGGGACAACGCTCCCTTGAAGAGACTGGACTCACACACGCAGTCCGGTGGTGAGCGGGCCGTTTCCACAGTGCTCTACATCATTGCATTGCAAGAGTTTACCTCCGCACCCTTCAGGGTAGTCGACGAGATCAACCAAGGTATGGACCAACGGAACGAGCGGATCGTTCACAAAGCCATGGTGCAGAGTGCGTGCGCGGACAACACTTCGCAGTACTTCCTGATCACGCCGAAGCTGCTCACAGACCTGTACTACCACGAGAAGATGAGAATTCACTGCGTCATGGCGGGTCCCTGGGTCCCGGACTCGCTGAAGGACCCGGAGATGGTCCATTTCGGCGAGACTACCAAGTATGTAATGTAG
- the KNAG0L00640 gene encoding uncharacterized protein (similar to Saccharomyces cerevisiae YOR012W; ancestral locus Anc_7.105), translating to MLPSPKHESARLETGTKNVGKTAGPQGGVPLSLTDDVDRASETLYAAFADQPANDYMMRKLFGIPLDERFSAARINGAQHYMNAWYHDHGAEVVEANDFNAVAIFTVPGHHATPPRSGDPTFDSVFYDQLDAAKREAIRGTNGYYYLYVVGRDPRDTRTRGSVRAIFDAYKDRADCEGCAIVLEAINERARRVYEYFGFRTCLTFQFGQGEVNSAGELDAQGEGFTAYLMVYLPEQRTSTK from the coding sequence ATGTTGCCCTCTCCTAAACACGAGAGCGCGAGGCTTGAGACTGGGACGAAGAACGTGGGGAAGACTGCTGGGCCACAGGGCGGTGTACCCCTTTCGCTGACGGACGACGTCGACAGGGCCTCCGAGACTCTCTATGCTGCGTTCGCTGACCAACCTGCGAACGATTACATGATGCGGAAGCTGTTTGGGATCCCACTGGACGAACGGTTCTCTGCCGCGAGGATTAACGGTGCTCAACACTACATGAACGCGTGGTACCATGACCACGGTGCCGAAGTGGTCGAAGCGAACGATTTCAATGCTGTGGCGATCTTCACTGTCCCCGGCCACCACGCAACACCCCCACGCAGCGGGGACCCGACTTTCGACTCCGTGTTCTACGACCAGCTGGACGCAGCGAAGCGGGAAGCGATACGTGGCACGAACGGGTACTACTACCTGTACGTAGTTGGGCGGGACCCTCGGGACACGCGGACACGCGGGTCTGTCCGTGCGATCTTCGACGCATACAAGGACCGTGCGGACTGCGAGGGGTGTGCTATTGTACTGGAGGCGATCAACGAGAGGGCGAGACGCGTGTATGAGTACTTTGGGTTTAGGACGTGTTTGACGTTCCAGTTTGGCCAGGGCGAGGTGAACAGCGCTGGGGAGTTGGATGCGCAGGGGGAAGGGTTTACGGCGTATCTCATGGTATACCTACCAGAGCAGCGCACCAGCACTAAGTAA